From a single Nicotiana tomentosiformis chromosome 2, ASM39032v3, whole genome shotgun sequence genomic region:
- the LOC138905220 gene encoding uncharacterized protein: MSVLEYAVRFCDLARHAPALVATVRERVRRFIEGLRCDIWFSMARELESDVPFQQVVGIARRCEGIWDQEREHRRGHEREGRRGQEREDRKSRRPHRPKRYTGPYFGGRVQHGRGFVGHPVQFAVQASHGVPSIHGSQITRTAQFPQPHQQRGCFKCGDTSHRVRDCPRLLTNVSQRGIRASRGRPRGGDLAR; the protein is encoded by the coding sequence atgtcagtgttagagtatgctgttagattctgtgatttggccagacatgcacctgctttggtcgctacagttagagagcgggtccgtagattcattgaggggctaaGATGTGATAtctggttcagcatggctcgggagttggagtcagatgttccatttcagcaggtggtgggGATCGCCCGCCGATGTGAGGGCATatgggaccaggagagagagcataggcggggccatgagagagagggcAGACGGGGtcaagagagagaggacaggaAGTCTAGGAGGCCTCATAGACCGAAGAGATATACTGGTccatattttggaggcagggtacagcatggtagaggttttgtgggtcaccCAGTTCAGTTTGCAGTTCAGGCTTCGCACGGTGTCCCAAGTATCCATGGGTCTCAGattacccgtaccgcacagtttccacaaccacatcagcagagaggttgcttcaagtgtggagataccagccacagggtgagagattgtcccagactcctgACAAATGTATCACAGCGGGGCATTCgagcgagtagagggcgcccaagagggggagacctggcccgttga